A single Papilio machaon chromosome 12, ilPapMach1.1, whole genome shotgun sequence DNA region contains:
- the LOC106713710 gene encoding uncharacterized protein LOC106713710, whose product MFLYAMSAEIALVQEIEKYPCLYNSYLPEYNRKDLAEEAWAQVAHNNNLTVSDCKEKWRNIRCSFLRSLKPTTRYKKPYYLTAYLQFILPFMKSINNLEYIDELQLNDSLKNNTSDVIVKMEPEEILEAQSEDENLNKEIPVIIAESVTSECIIPREKPTAPRRRKHFTPIVTKTNKKIKKSNIITTNSNKINGNALRFFLLSLLPELETMTDEQVRLFKIKAMLLIDEIKTNDTEIRKSINNINDTRRIQKRLINLLLKNVKKESPN is encoded by the exons ATGTTCTTATACGCTATGTCGGCCGAAATTGCTCTAGTGCAAGAAATAGAGAAATATCCGTGTCTCTACAACAGTTATTTGCCCGAATACAACCGTAAGGATCTCGCTGAAGAAGCATGGGCACAAGTTGCACATAATAACAACCTGACAG taAGCGACTGCAAAGAAAAATGGCGAAACATCCGATGTTCATTTCTAAGAAGTTTAAAGCCAACCACTAGATATAAAAAGCCTTACTATTTAACCGCTTACCTACAATTCATATTGCCGTTTATGAAATcgattaataatttagaatatatAGACGAACTTCAATTAAATGATtcactaaaaaataatacgagtGACGTAATAGTAAAAATGGAACCAGAAGAAATTCTTGAAGCACAATCTGAAGATGagaatttaaacaaagaaataccAGTCATAATCGCCGAATCTGTTACCTCTGAATGTATAATACCTAGAGAAAAGCCTACAGCCCCTAGACGACGTAAACACTTTACAccaattgtaacaaaaacaaacaaaaaaattaaaaaatcaaacataatCACAACAAATTCAAACAAGATCAATGGAAATGCTTTGCGTTTCTTCTTACTAAGTCTTCTACCAGAACTGGAAACAATGACTGATGAACAagttagattatttaaaattaaagctaTGTTGTTaattgatgaaataaaaacaaacgatACAGAGATAAGGAAAagtataaacaatataaatgataCGAGACGCATTCAAAAgcgattaattaatttgctatTGAAAAACGTCAAGAAAGAATCACCTAATTGA